The following proteins are encoded in a genomic region of Rubrobacter xylanophilus DSM 9941:
- a CDS encoding YveK family protein, whose translation MSTDTTTAREAAPAGRDAFFSAKEFLKVLRRRAWAVVFVASALAASAVGFGLLQTPVYEASITILVGQKSGEEGPRNLSGDVEGLQQLAQTVAEAVATRPIAEAAAQKLGLSEEYAQKTLLGNLRVEQRPGTMFVEVRYRDPDPQRAQRVANAVGEVFSERVSEVSPGANAITATVWEEAVAPETPVSPDPLLNGLVALALGLLLGLGLAFLLEYLDDSWESPEEVERVSGVPTFGVIPGFQVKTSEKKKGGG comes from the coding sequence ATGAGCACAGACACCACGACCGCCAGAGAGGCCGCCCCCGCCGGGAGGGATGCGTTCTTCTCCGCGAAGGAGTTTCTCAAGGTCTTGCGCCGCCGCGCCTGGGCGGTGGTCTTCGTGGCCTCCGCTCTTGCGGCCTCGGCGGTGGGCTTCGGCCTGCTGCAGACGCCGGTGTATGAGGCCTCGATCACGATCCTGGTCGGCCAGAAGAGCGGGGAGGAGGGGCCGCGCAACCTCAGCGGGGACGTCGAGGGGCTGCAGCAGCTCGCGCAGACCGTGGCCGAGGCGGTGGCCACCCGCCCGATAGCGGAGGCCGCCGCGCAGAAGCTGGGGCTCTCCGAGGAGTACGCGCAGAAGACCCTGCTCGGCAACCTCCGGGTCGAGCAGCGCCCGGGCACGATGTTCGTCGAGGTCCGCTACCGCGACCCGGACCCGCAGCGGGCGCAGCGGGTGGCGAACGCCGTCGGCGAGGTCTTCTCCGAGAGGGTCTCGGAGGTCAGCCCGGGGGCGAACGCCATCACCGCCACGGTGTGGGAGGAGGCGGTCGCCCCCGAGACGCCGGTGAGCCCCGACCCGCTGCTGAACGGGCTGGTGGCGCTGGCGCTGGGGCTGCTGCTGGGGCTGGGGCTGGCCTTTCTGCTGGAGTACCTCGACGACAGCTGGGAGTCGCCGGAGGAGGTCGAGAGGGTCTCCGGGGTGCCCACCTTCGGCGTGATCCCGGGCTTTCAGGTGAAGACGAGCGAGAAAAAGAAAGGCGGTGGGTAG
- a CDS encoding right-handed parallel beta-helix repeat-containing protein: MDSRGRQGRARRASGRVWALAGALLLALALQGLSAPEGREAGAATACDRYASVKGSDRARGTASAPFRTVQRLADSLRDGQVGCLRTGTYTAPDGTVKVRRAGITLRSAPGHRATIKARAYVVAGANRATLKSLKILGAPGKANVLVRADRVRLIRNNITNNNRPASCILVGSRANGGIVASGTRIRGNRIHHCGELPRSNRHHGIYVSAGRATSITNNLIYANANRGIQLYPDARGSLIKGNIIDGNGEGVLFSGAGPYASSDNAVKNNVISNSRRWNVYSVWNQTSRTGSGNVVSYNCLWASSANPRYRKNGGISGSNGGFSAHHNVFARPLYADRDAGDFRLGRNSNCRKVFGG, translated from the coding sequence ATGGACAGCCGCGGCAGACAGGGGCGCGCCCGGCGCGCCTCAGGACGGGTATGGGCGCTTGCCGGAGCCCTGCTGCTAGCTCTGGCGCTACAGGGCCTTTCGGCTCCGGAGGGCCGCGAGGCGGGGGCGGCGACCGCCTGCGACAGGTACGCATCGGTAAAGGGCTCAGACCGCGCCCGGGGGACGGCCTCCGCACCGTTCAGGACCGTTCAGCGGCTCGCCGACTCGCTCAGGGATGGGCAGGTGGGGTGCCTTCGCACCGGCACCTACACTGCGCCGGACGGGACGGTGAAGGTGCGGCGGGCCGGCATAACGCTGCGGAGCGCGCCGGGACACAGGGCCACCATCAAGGCCCGCGCGTACGTGGTCGCGGGGGCAAACCGGGCGACCCTCAAGAGCCTGAAGATACTCGGGGCGCCGGGCAAGGCGAACGTGCTCGTCCGCGCCGACCGCGTGCGTCTGATCCGGAACAACATAACCAACAACAACCGTCCCGCGAGCTGCATCCTCGTCGGGAGCCGCGCCAACGGGGGCATCGTAGCCAGCGGAACCAGGATCAGGGGCAACCGCATCCACCACTGCGGCGAGCTGCCGCGGAGCAACCGCCATCATGGCATCTACGTGAGCGCCGGCAGAGCGACCTCCATCACCAACAACCTCATCTACGCGAACGCCAACCGGGGAATACAGCTCTACCCCGATGCCCGGGGCTCTCTCATAAAGGGCAACATCATCGACGGCAACGGAGAGGGCGTGCTCTTCTCCGGCGCCGGACCCTATGCGTCCTCCGACAACGCGGTGAAAAACAACGTGATCTCCAACTCCCGCCGCTGGAACGTGTACTCGGTCTGGAACCAGACAAGCAGGACCGGCAGCGGCAACGTCGTCTCATACAACTGCCTCTGGGCCTCGAGCGCAAACCCACGCTACAGAAAGAACGGCGGCATCTCCGGCTCCAACGGCGGCTTCTCAGCCCACCACAACGTCTTTGCCAGGCCCCTGTACGCAGACCGGGATGCCGGAGACTTCAGGCTCGGCCGCAACAGTAACTGCAGGAAGGTGTTCGGCGGCTGA
- a CDS encoding sulfotransferase family protein, translated as MKGIERPIFIIGAGRSGSTIFHRLLCGHPEVAWLPGALLNRFPGRVGLARAVMRAVDYPLVGGVLERRLRPAECYPFWERLSRGFSSPCRDLVAGDLTEGSRQRIRSAAAQLLTKRRNRLLVKITGWPRIGFLSEVFDDALFIHVVRDGRAVVNSLLEVDFWRGWEGPENWRWGELSAAQREEWERSGRSFVVLAAIQWRMLVDAVERASAPLGEGRFMEIRYEDLCEDTAGVMKKVAGFCGLGWEGSFERAVSRYRLRNTNGRYRENLTLRQQAELEAALGGYLERYGYPTGGRARAPV; from the coding sequence GTGAAGGGGATCGAGAGGCCCATCTTTATCATCGGGGCGGGGAGGAGCGGGAGCACGATCTTCCACCGCCTGCTCTGCGGGCATCCCGAGGTGGCCTGGCTTCCCGGGGCGCTGCTCAACCGGTTCCCGGGGAGGGTGGGTCTGGCGCGCGCGGTCATGCGGGCCGTCGACTACCCGCTTGTCGGGGGGGTGCTGGAACGGAGGCTTCGGCCGGCCGAATGCTACCCGTTCTGGGAGCGCCTGAGCAGGGGCTTCAGTTCCCCCTGCAGGGACCTGGTGGCCGGGGACTTGACGGAGGGGTCCCGGCAGAGAATCCGGTCTGCCGCCGCGCAGCTGCTCACGAAGCGGCGCAACCGGTTGCTGGTCAAGATCACGGGCTGGCCGCGGATCGGGTTTCTCTCAGAGGTCTTTGACGACGCCCTGTTCATCCACGTCGTCAGGGACGGCCGGGCGGTGGTGAACTCGTTGCTGGAGGTGGACTTCTGGCGGGGCTGGGAGGGGCCCGAGAACTGGAGGTGGGGGGAGCTGAGCGCCGCGCAGCGGGAAGAATGGGAGCGCTCCGGCAGGTCTTTCGTGGTGCTCGCCGCCATCCAGTGGAGGATGCTGGTGGACGCCGTGGAGCGCGCCAGCGCGCCGCTCGGGGAGGGGCGCTTCATGGAGATCCGCTACGAAGACCTCTGCGAGGACACCGCGGGGGTTATGAAGAAGGTGGCCGGGTTCTGCGGTCTCGGCTGGGAGGGGAGCTTTGAGCGCGCGGTCTCGCGCTACAGGCTGCGCAACACCAACGGCAGGTACCGCGAGAACCTCACCCTCCGGCAGCAGGCCGAACTGGAGGCGGCGCTCGGTGGCTACCTGGAGCGTTACGGTTATCCCACCGGGGGCCGCGCCAGGGCCCCCGTGTAA
- a CDS encoding tyrosinase family protein, whose product MRKNQARLTAAERAAFVRALKVLKAEGIYDMHVSHHRTAVLSMDPDPAHIGPAFFPWHRECLRRFELDLQKVDPTVTIPYWDFVADGSPSSSIWADDFMGGNGRALDSQVMTGPFAYSTGEWTLTVNDNRRTPPYLRRAFGVRVSTLPTGTQVNGALRRVTYDAAPWNATVTGSYFRSFCEKSLHNRVHNWVGGTMLQGSSPNDPVFWMLHCFMDRLWARWRRRYPDSPYLPSSGGPVGHNLNDPMWPWAAEPDPPTPAKVLDHRQLGYTYDDEASW is encoded by the coding sequence GTGAGAAAGAACCAGGCCCGGCTTACCGCCGCCGAGCGGGCGGCCTTCGTCCGGGCGCTCAAGGTGCTCAAGGCCGAGGGCATCTACGACATGCACGTAAGCCACCACCGGACCGCGGTGCTCAGCATGGACCCCGACCCGGCGCACATCGGGCCGGCCTTCTTCCCCTGGCACCGGGAGTGCCTGCGGCGCTTCGAGCTCGACCTGCAGAAGGTAGACCCCACGGTCACCATCCCGTATTGGGACTTCGTCGCGGACGGCTCCCCAAGCTCCTCCATCTGGGCCGACGACTTCATGGGGGGCAACGGGCGGGCGCTCGACTCCCAGGTCATGACCGGGCCCTTCGCCTACTCCACCGGCGAGTGGACGCTCACCGTAAACGACAACCGCCGGACGCCCCCCTACCTGCGGCGGGCCTTCGGGGTCCGGGTCTCCACCCTGCCCACGGGGACCCAGGTCAACGGCGCCCTGCGGCGGGTCACCTACGACGCGGCGCCCTGGAACGCCACCGTGACCGGCTCCTACTTCCGGTCCTTCTGCGAGAAGTCGCTGCACAACCGGGTGCACAACTGGGTGGGCGGGACGATGCTGCAGGGCTCGTCCCCCAACGACCCCGTGTTCTGGATGCTGCACTGCTTCATGGACCGGCTGTGGGCCCGCTGGCGTCGGCGCTACCCGGACTCGCCGTACCTGCCCTCCTCCGGGGGACCGGTCGGGCACAACCTCAACGACCCCATGTGGCCCTGGGCCGCGGAGCCCGACCCGCCGACCCCTGCCAAGGTGCTCGACCACAGGCAGCTCGGCTACACCTACGACGACGAGGCGAGCTGGTAG
- a CDS encoding GNAT family N-acetyltransferase — translation MRILDESGARALTTSVARSGRELEALEAEWEALYAASPAATPFQSWAWLYSWWEVYGERYEPCAITVRSGGELAGLAPLARERGTGRVLFMGTGPSVYLDVLARGGEEAAVVRAVAGRLREELRPWEVADLQHLRPRAAARGLLEAWRGPAASLWQTNCPVLEARPFEELLGALTQKQRGNVRRLVRRSEREGVRAVAAGPEEAADAASRMLGMHRKAWRERGINPEHLSPRFEVLLRAAAGRLTARGLGFVSEFRRGEEVVASHLLLVGHDRVGGYLSGATEEAFRRYAVYPLYVRDGVEAARSRGLEAFDLMWGRGEHKLQWGPEMVPSRRLVLGRNRLPLWAPYAGHHLLRSRVKAAVDSGSAPRPVMLAAEGYRAARRLIRRRAAG, via the coding sequence ATGAGGATTCTCGACGAGAGCGGCGCGCGCGCCCTCACGACCTCCGTGGCGCGCTCCGGGCGGGAGCTTGAGGCGCTGGAGGCGGAATGGGAGGCGCTCTACGCCGCAAGCCCCGCGGCCACCCCCTTCCAGTCCTGGGCCTGGCTGTACTCCTGGTGGGAGGTGTACGGGGAGCGCTACGAGCCGTGCGCCATAACCGTGCGCTCCGGCGGGGAGCTCGCCGGGCTCGCGCCGCTCGCCCGGGAGCGGGGGACGGGGAGGGTGCTGTTCATGGGCACCGGCCCGAGCGTCTACCTGGACGTGCTGGCCCGGGGGGGCGAGGAGGCGGCGGTCGTCCGGGCGGTGGCGGGGCGGCTGCGGGAGGAGCTGCGGCCGTGGGAGGTGGCCGACCTGCAGCACCTGCGGCCGCGGGCGGCCGCCCGGGGACTTCTCGAGGCGTGGCGGGGACCGGCGGCGAGCCTCTGGCAGACAAACTGCCCCGTCCTCGAGGCGAGGCCCTTCGAGGAGCTGCTCGGCGCGCTCACCCAGAAGCAGCGGGGCAACGTTCGCCGCCTCGTCCGGCGCTCCGAGCGGGAGGGGGTGCGGGCCGTGGCCGCCGGGCCGGAGGAGGCCGCCGACGCCGCCTCCCGGATGCTCGGGATGCACCGGAAGGCCTGGCGGGAGCGCGGCATAAACCCCGAGCACCTCAGCCCCCGCTTCGAGGTCCTGCTCAGGGCCGCCGCCGGGCGCCTCACCGCGAGGGGGCTCGGCTTCGTCTCCGAGTTCCGCCGGGGCGAGGAGGTGGTGGCCTCGCACCTCCTCCTCGTGGGGCACGACCGGGTGGGGGGCTACCTCAGCGGGGCCACCGAGGAGGCCTTCCGGCGCTACGCCGTCTACCCGCTCTACGTCCGCGACGGGGTGGAGGCGGCCCGCTCGCGGGGCCTGGAGGCCTTCGACCTCATGTGGGGCAGGGGCGAGCACAAGCTGCAGTGGGGTCCCGAGATGGTCCCGAGCCGGCGTCTGGTCCTGGGCCGCAACCGGCTCCCGCTCTGGGCGCCCTACGCCGGGCACCACCTGCTCCGCTCCCGGGTCAAGGCCGCCGTGGACTCGGGCTCGGCCCCCCGGCCGGTGATGCTGGCCGCCGAGGGCTACCGGGCCGCGCGCCGCCTCATCCGGCGGAGGGCCGCCGGATGA
- a CDS encoding formyl transferase, with protein sequence MRVAFFTSDRSFRNEVFRYMYAHVAHACGGAQVVAVRRPGRPPGGPLGRAKKKLRAGAGLLGTLELAASYPLQRTLGRRNDRLALEAVGALPRPPAEPRPEEALYVEAVNGPDAAAALEGLAPDAVVQFDAGILRPRIFRIPPLGTLNLHPGIAPLIRGRDPIYWALWEREPGWLGATIHYIDAGIDTGPVLAYAPVEPAPGDDYPRLFARVYEAGVAQLVSVLDRLGEGERWSVEPARGRSVYRTTFPGWRLALLRGAPVPAPG encoded by the coding sequence ATGAGGGTGGCCTTCTTCACCAGCGACCGGTCTTTTCGCAACGAGGTCTTCCGCTACATGTACGCCCACGTCGCGCACGCCTGCGGCGGGGCCCAGGTCGTCGCCGTCCGCCGACCCGGCAGGCCCCCCGGCGGCCCCCTCGGCCGGGCGAAAAAGAAGCTGCGGGCCGGGGCGGGCCTGCTCGGCACGCTGGAGCTCGCCGCCTCCTACCCCCTGCAGCGGACGCTCGGGCGCAGGAACGACCGGCTGGCGCTCGAGGCCGTGGGCGCCCTCCCGCGGCCGCCCGCGGAGCCCCGCCCGGAGGAGGCCCTCTACGTGGAGGCGGTAAACGGCCCCGACGCGGCCGCGGCGCTGGAGGGGCTGGCACCCGACGCGGTCGTCCAGTTCGACGCGGGCATCCTCCGGCCCCGCATCTTCCGCATCCCCCCTCTCGGGACGCTGAACCTCCACCCGGGCATAGCCCCCCTGATCCGGGGCCGCGACCCGATCTACTGGGCGCTCTGGGAGCGCGAGCCCGGGTGGCTGGGGGCCACCATCCACTACATCGACGCGGGCATAGACACCGGCCCGGTCCTGGCCTACGCGCCGGTCGAGCCCGCCCCCGGCGACGACTACCCGAGGCTCTTCGCCCGGGTCTACGAGGCCGGGGTGGCGCAGCTGGTGTCCGTCCTGGACAGGCTCGGGGAGGGCGAGCGGTGGAGCGTGGAGCCGGCGCGGGGCCGCAGCGTCTACCGCACCACGTTCCCCGGGTGGCGCCTCGCCCTGCTCCGCGGAGCCCCCGTCCCCGCTCCGGGATGA
- a CDS encoding O-antigen ligase family protein yields the protein MSAASPGKPLAEHGRLAASLALCALALLAPWMGWRYGGYYVGGWAPPALASAALLLVLAAAGALGRMRSSWGAAAAALLTGYAAWTFLSLLWSPDRGEAWQGAGLTLLYLMAFWAALSLLSSGASRRWALAACALGTGAVAALTLPRLAPEAEELFVNGRLLGTAGYFNAEAAFLLLPFWAALCLAGSPRVNPLLRCLALAAAALCSQLAVLTQSRGAAMALAASLPVFFLLSGRRMRGALALLPVAAALILNFPQLNGVYLAGEGAALEEALRRAVPQVWLAALACGLYGLGWALLDARWRPPARAARAAGAATLAALLLLAAAGGAAFYAREGSPVRWVQQKAEAFQNGDRSGQEQSRYLSASGSGRLVMWRVAWEDFARHPVLGVGTHNYEATYYRLRGERAGYVRQPHSLPLEALAERGVVGGALLAGFLGVCFAAGLRRFGGLNAEGRTQLAAACAAAAYWLAHSGLEWFWQFPAITLPAMLCLAALAAPWSRGEGEGGAGGRTERSLRLAGAGLAALMLATALPLYAADRYAQQSAAAENPWMALQRLETARRLNPVSAELPLREAELLERVGDWPGATGAYAEAIRLSPEHYAPYAAMAGFYERHGDAQNALELYRRALELNPLEPALRGKVRRLEEASPSSPARG from the coding sequence ATGAGCGCCGCCTCCCCCGGCAAGCCCCTCGCCGAGCACGGCCGGCTCGCCGCGAGCCTCGCGCTGTGCGCCCTCGCGCTGCTCGCCCCCTGGATGGGCTGGCGGTACGGGGGCTACTACGTGGGCGGCTGGGCCCCTCCGGCCCTCGCCTCGGCGGCGCTGCTGCTCGTCCTCGCCGCCGCCGGCGCGCTCGGCAGGATGCGCTCTTCCTGGGGCGCGGCCGCGGCCGCCCTGCTCACCGGCTACGCCGCGTGGACCTTCCTCTCGCTGCTGTGGTCCCCGGACCGCGGAGAGGCCTGGCAGGGGGCGGGGCTCACCCTCCTGTACCTGATGGCCTTCTGGGCCGCCCTCTCCCTGCTCTCCTCCGGAGCCTCCCGCCGCTGGGCGCTCGCCGCCTGCGCGCTGGGGACCGGCGCGGTGGCCGCCCTGACGCTCCCCCGGCTGGCCCCGGAGGCGGAGGAGCTCTTCGTGAACGGGCGCCTGCTCGGGACCGCCGGCTACTTCAACGCCGAGGCCGCCTTTCTGCTGCTCCCCTTCTGGGCGGCCCTCTGCCTGGCGGGCTCCCCGCGGGTGAACCCGCTGCTGCGGTGCCTGGCCCTCGCCGCGGCGGCGCTCTGCTCGCAGCTTGCGGTCCTCACCCAGTCGCGGGGGGCGGCGATGGCCCTCGCCGCCTCGCTCCCGGTGTTCTTCCTGCTGTCGGGCCGGCGGATGCGGGGAGCTCTGGCCCTGCTGCCGGTCGCGGCGGCGCTCATCCTGAACTTCCCGCAGCTCAACGGGGTCTACCTGGCCGGCGAAGGGGCCGCCCTGGAGGAGGCGTTGCGCCGCGCGGTGCCGCAGGTGTGGCTCGCCGCCCTCGCCTGCGGGCTGTACGGGCTGGGGTGGGCGCTGCTCGACGCCCGCTGGAGGCCGCCCGCCCGCGCGGCGCGCGCGGCCGGGGCCGCCACCCTCGCCGCGCTGCTGCTCCTCGCGGCGGCGGGCGGGGCCGCCTTCTACGCCCGGGAGGGGAGCCCCGTGCGGTGGGTCCAGCAGAAGGCGGAAGCCTTCCAAAACGGCGACCGCTCGGGGCAGGAGCAGAGCCGCTACCTGAGCGCCTCGGGCTCGGGCCGGCTCGTGATGTGGCGGGTGGCCTGGGAGGACTTCGCCCGCCACCCGGTGCTGGGGGTGGGCACCCACAACTACGAGGCCACCTACTACCGGCTGCGAGGCGAGAGGGCGGGCTACGTGCGCCAGCCGCACTCGCTGCCGCTGGAGGCGCTGGCCGAGAGGGGCGTGGTGGGCGGGGCGCTGCTCGCGGGCTTTCTCGGGGTGTGCTTTGCGGCGGGATTGCGCCGGTTCGGCGGCCTGAACGCGGAGGGGCGAACGCAGCTGGCGGCGGCCTGCGCGGCGGCGGCGTACTGGCTGGCGCACTCCGGCCTGGAGTGGTTCTGGCAGTTCCCGGCGATCACGCTCCCGGCCATGCTCTGCCTGGCCGCTCTGGCCGCGCCCTGGAGCCGCGGAGAGGGGGAGGGCGGGGCCGGAGGCCGGACGGAGCGTTCCCTGCGGCTCGCCGGTGCGGGGCTCGCCGCCCTGATGCTCGCCACCGCGCTCCCGCTGTACGCCGCCGACCGCTACGCGCAGCAGAGCGCGGCGGCCGAGAACCCGTGGATGGCCCTCCAGAGGCTGGAGACGGCCCGGCGCCTCAACCCGGTCAGCGCCGAGCTTCCGCTGCGCGAGGCGGAGCTGCTGGAGCGGGTGGGGGACTGGCCGGGGGCAACCGGGGCGTACGCCGAGGCGATACGGCTCTCCCCCGAGCACTACGCCCCCTACGCGGCGATGGCGGGCTTCTACGAGCGCCACGGCGACGCGCAAAACGCCCTCGAGCTCTACAGAAGGGCGCTGGAGCTTAACCCCCTGGAGCCCGCCCTGCGGGGCAAGGTGCGGCGGCTCGAGGAGGCTAGTCCCAGTTCGCCCGCTCGCGGATGA
- a CDS encoding LuxR C-terminal-related transcriptional regulator yields the protein MVGQVAHIKPKRLGLVWLYCPYPVLARGLIDILDPDARIHYAESAPSGDRPDIVLFCAGGAEDVGEAVRRLQEQAPGASVVVFGLSSDLNLARAGLQAGAKGFVHAGMEPSQVVRALTVAASGEVAVPRDLLKDLVAGREPVDLSGLTHRQQEILKLVAEGQTNAQIGRRLFLSESTVKQHLRAAYKVLKVRNRTEAAKLIRERANWD from the coding sequence ATGGTCGGACAGGTCGCTCACATCAAGCCCAAGCGGCTGGGGCTGGTATGGCTCTACTGCCCCTACCCCGTGCTGGCCAGGGGGCTCATAGACATACTGGATCCCGACGCGAGGATCCACTACGCGGAGAGCGCGCCCTCCGGCGACCGGCCGGACATCGTCCTGTTCTGCGCCGGCGGCGCCGAGGACGTGGGGGAGGCGGTGCGCAGGCTGCAGGAGCAGGCCCCGGGGGCCTCGGTGGTGGTCTTCGGCCTGAGCAGCGACCTCAACCTCGCCCGCGCCGGGCTGCAGGCCGGCGCCAAGGGGTTCGTGCACGCGGGGATGGAGCCCTCTCAGGTGGTGCGCGCCCTCACGGTGGCCGCCTCCGGGGAGGTGGCGGTGCCGCGGGATCTCTTGAAGGACCTCGTGGCCGGGAGGGAGCCGGTGGACCTCAGCGGCCTGACCCACCGCCAGCAGGAGATCCTGAAGCTCGTCGCCGAGGGCCAGACCAACGCCCAGATAGGGCGGCGCCTCTTCCTCTCGGAGTCCACCGTCAAGCAGCACCTGCGGGCGGCCTACAAGGTGCTCAAGGTGCGCAACCGCACCGAGGCGGCGAAGCTCATCCGCGAGCGGGCGAACTGGGACTAG
- a CDS encoding IclR family transcriptional regulator, which translates to MRREEGAAARLEGRFASARRALAVLELVSRRGPDLTAKAIARELGVSLSTCYYLLNVLIEEGYLERLPRRGGYRLGPALARLHERASRPGRVEARVEPVVRELAELSLRHAYLGVLSGGLVTVAQVESPPEKSPPVGIVRGYHAASHALALGKVLIAHAGETGLREYLDGYGLEAFTPRTITSPGLLKEHLAGVRSQGFAVDVEEFAENLCCVAAPVLGPGGRVEGAIGLSTSARRFGEEGRSLVGLVRRAAAEASALLSGGEAARAG; encoded by the coding sequence GTGAGGAGGGAAGAGGGAGCGGCGGCGCGGCTCGAGGGCAGGTTCGCCAGCGCGCGGCGGGCGCTTGCGGTCCTGGAGCTGGTGAGCCGGCGGGGGCCGGATCTTACGGCCAAGGCCATTGCGCGGGAGCTGGGGGTGAGCCTCTCGACCTGCTACTACCTCCTGAACGTGCTCATCGAGGAGGGGTACCTGGAGCGCCTGCCGCGCCGCGGGGGCTACCGGCTGGGGCCCGCTCTGGCGCGGCTGCACGAGCGCGCCTCGCGTCCGGGGAGGGTGGAGGCCCGGGTGGAGCCCGTGGTGCGGGAGCTCGCCGAGCTCTCGCTGCGCCACGCCTACCTCGGCGTGCTCTCGGGCGGGCTCGTCACCGTGGCGCAGGTGGAGTCGCCGCCCGAGAAGAGCCCTCCCGTGGGGATCGTGCGCGGCTACCACGCGGCCTCCCACGCGCTGGCCCTCGGCAAGGTGCTCATCGCCCACGCGGGAGAGACGGGCCTGCGGGAGTACCTCGACGGGTACGGGCTCGAGGCCTTCACGCCGCGCACCATCACCAGCCCCGGGCTGCTCAAGGAGCACCTTGCGGGGGTCCGCTCGCAGGGCTTCGCCGTGGACGTGGAGGAGTTCGCCGAGAACCTCTGCTGCGTGGCCGCCCCCGTCCTGGGGCCCGGCGGGAGGGTGGAGGGGGCCATAGGCCTCTCCACCTCCGCGCGGCGCTTCGGGGAGGAGGGGCGCTCGCTGGTCGGGCTCGTCCGCCGGGCCGCCGCCGAGGCCTCTGCGCTGCTCTCCGGCGGGGAGGCGGCCCGGGCCGGCTAG
- a CDS encoding amidohydrolase family protein translates to MYEKGGEKYFIVDGHIHFWDGSPENWRNVHGQQFIECFHDYHKALSPEEYKWPIEEFYKYSEERILHDLFEAGYVDKAIFQPTYLTDFYKEGFNTTEQDGVLAEKYPDKFIVNGSFDPRDGEAGLVELERLAERYKLKGVKLYTAEWKGRSKGWSLKDDWAKRYLEKCRELGIVNIHVHKGPTIRPLNRDAFDVADVDDVASEFTDLNFIVEHVGLPRLEDFCWIGTQEPNVYGGLAVAIPFIHTRPRYFAQIIGELLYWLGEDRITFASDYAIWQPKWLVEQFVDFQIPEDMQGEYGTLTPEIKKKILGLNLAGLYDIEVPEELRLKGAHAGTGPVGSDSEPVAP, encoded by the coding sequence GTGTACGAGAAAGGCGGCGAGAAGTACTTTATCGTGGACGGGCACATCCACTTCTGGGACGGCAGCCCGGAGAACTGGAGGAACGTCCACGGGCAGCAGTTTATAGAGTGCTTCCACGACTACCACAAGGCCCTGAGCCCGGAGGAGTACAAGTGGCCGATAGAGGAGTTCTACAAGTACTCTGAGGAGAGGATCCTGCACGACCTCTTCGAGGCGGGCTACGTGGACAAGGCCATCTTCCAGCCCACCTACCTCACCGACTTCTACAAGGAGGGGTTCAACACCACCGAGCAGGACGGCGTGTTGGCCGAGAAGTACCCGGACAAGTTCATCGTCAACGGCTCCTTCGACCCGCGGGACGGGGAGGCTGGCCTCGTGGAGCTGGAGCGGCTCGCCGAGCGCTACAAGCTCAAGGGCGTGAAGCTCTACACGGCGGAGTGGAAGGGCCGCTCCAAGGGGTGGAGCCTCAAGGACGACTGGGCCAAGCGGTACCTGGAGAAGTGCCGGGAGCTCGGCATCGTCAACATCCACGTCCACAAGGGCCCCACCATCCGGCCCCTGAACCGGGACGCCTTCGACGTGGCCGACGTGGACGACGTGGCCTCGGAGTTCACCGACCTCAACTTCATCGTCGAGCATGTAGGGCTGCCCCGCCTGGAGGACTTCTGCTGGATCGGCACGCAGGAGCCCAACGTCTACGGCGGGCTCGCGGTGGCCATCCCGTTCATCCACACCCGGCCGCGCTACTTCGCCCAGATCATCGGGGAGCTCCTGTACTGGCTGGGGGAGGACAGGATCACGTTCGCCAGCGACTACGCCATCTGGCAGCCCAAGTGGCTCGTCGAGCAGTTCGTGGACTTCCAGATCCCGGAGGACATGCAGGGCGAGTACGGCACCCTGACCCCGGAGATAAAGAAGAAGATCCTGGGCCTCAACCTCGCCGGGCTCTACGACATAGAGGTGCCCGAGGAGCTGAGGCTCAAGGGCGCCCACGCGGGCACCGGCCCGGTCGGCAGCGACAGCGAGCCCGTCGCGCCGTGA